TGTGAGGAAGAGAGGAAGATGCAACTGCAGGAACTGGAGGAATTGAGGATGGAGTCATATGACTCAGCCATGTGGTATAAGGAGAGGACCAAACTCTGGCACGATAAAAACCTCCGGGTCAAGGAGCTGCAGGTTGGGCAGAAAGTACTCCTTTTTCAATCAAAGCTCAAGCTCATGCCTGGGAAGCTGAAGTCAAAATGGATAGGGCCTTACACAATCGTTGGCATTCGACCGCATGGAGCAGTGGAAATTCAGGGAGTCAATGCTAACTCTGTtccgttccttgttaatggtcatagagtgaaagtgtTTAGGGATAGTTCGGAGTTGTGtgaagtggaagaaattccactccACACACCTTCCACTATTGCCTAGTAAgccatgtttaaatattcttcgGGAATTACTGGGTCAGGTAGATAGGGTAAAATTTTCGATCAGCTGACTGGACCAGTTAATTCccaagaatatttaaacatttaggtgtaaataacatgaataagtttttttatgaaaatacaaaaaaattatatatatacttctaaaacccaaaaagatttttgaaaattctgaTCGTCTGTGGAAATGCACAAGTGTGAAAGGCTCATCTCTTTGACCCAGACGTTCAGCAAATTTCGTTATTTTTACTAAGTGTTTCGGATTACCAGGTCAGAGGGAAGTGAGAAAAATCAGGgggaagtttgaattttgaatttcaaaaagcTGGCGAGGCGTACGGTTGCTCGCGTCAGAGACGCGACCGTTCGCCTGCAGCCAATCATAATAttccttttttctattttatttccttttctttttcttttccttttaattattttattttccttttattttctttttcctaaaataacttccctaaaaaactaaataactTCCCTcacctaaaattattttctcataacTCCTAATTCCcaaacttttctttctctctgcAGATCCGAGAACCATCAACCACCGCCGTAACCATCACCGTTAACCACCGCCGTACACGAAGATGCAGAAAAATCATCGGTGTCACGCACAACCCGCGGGAAGAACCCGCCAAAgggaaaaacccaaaaagaaaacaacagAGGCGGCGAGTTCGACTCCCGCGGCCGAGAAAGCACCCACGCCGCCACCAGAAGAAAACCCCACTCCGCCGGAAGTTCCACCGCAGCCCATGCCGACTGAAGTGCAACCACAGCAAAACATCGGACAAGACAACCCCGCCGAGGCGAAATCCGAAGAAGTAGAACCGGATCCCGAGGAAATCATACAAGAATTCATGAGGAAGTACGGGAAGGGGCCGAAGGCGAGCAAATTCTTTGCCCAAATGTCGGAGGCATGCCGGAAACAAGAAGAGGTAATTCCTGCCCTAACCCCACTTACAATTCCACCAAGACCCCACACATTAATCGAAACACCCACCGCACAAGCCTTACCCACGCACACcgaaaacccccaaattttaCCGGAAACCCTAACCCAAGAGACGAACCCCCCACATACAAGTCCTCAAAAAGAAACTGAGCCCCATGCCGAACCCTCtgtaaataaagaagaaactGGAGAGGAGGAGGGTGATAGGATGGGTATGGAGgaattagagagagaggagggaGGGGGTAGTCTAGGTGAGCAAGAAGAAACACCGGATGTAGAGGCCGCTGGGTCAGGGGATGAAGGGAAAAAGAGGAGGGTGAAGATGGTGGGGAGAGTGATAGAACAGAGGAAGTGGGTCAAGAAGAAACAGGGGAGGTGGAAGCGAGTGAAGAACAGGGTATAGAGGAGACTGAGGATGATGGGAAGGGTAGTGAAGGTAGCGTAGGTGAAGAAGGTGAGACGGGTGTTGACAAGGAGGCTGAGAAAGAAGGTGAGAGTGTTGATGAGGAAGTTGATGTTGAGGAGACCGAGAAGGAAGTTGAAAATGAGGAGGAAGGAAGAGACGGCGATGAGCAAGATGCCGAGAATGTTTGTGAAGAAATCGAGACTGACATCGTCGTGGTGGACGATACGACTACTGATGAACAAGTGACTCCGACGGATGAGAGGATGACGAGGAGGCAATCCCGTCTGAACAGAAAGCAAGTGGATGAGGCAGAGGCAGGCAGATCCAAGCGCCTGAGGCTGGAAGACATAGAGGAGACTGAGGAAGGTATTCCCCCGGTCCAGGAGACTGTGGCAGCTGAGAAGGAGATCTCTCCAGAGGCTATGGAGACGAGATACGAGGCTGAGAGGAAAAGGAAGGGGAAGCATACTGCTAAGCCCCAGCAGAAGAAATCTCGCCCCGCGAACACCACTGTGGTGATTAGCGAGCCGGAGGCGATCCGTGTGTCGTTTGCCCATCCAACAGACAAAGAGGAGGCTGAGATACCAGCCGTGGAAGAGAGCCCGTTTGAGACGATGGAGGTCCTTGTGACCAAGAGGTTGTTGGAAGCCATGGTCCAGTTTGAGGACCCAAAGCTGCAGAAGGCATGTGATGGCCGAGCCACGAATGGAAAATCGGCGAAGTCCGGAAAGAAGTTGTGCCTCTCGGACCTCAACCACAGCAATCAACCACAGCAATGCGGAGGTGCCGGTGGCTCTGGCAAAGGAGTTCTTCACATCCTTCAAGTTCAAACAATCTACGGATCTCGATGCAGACACAATCTCTTTCAGGATGTTCAACGAGGAGATGGAGATGAGTATAAGGGAGTGGTCGTTGAGACTGGGACTACTGACAcccgaggaggaggaagaaggagcgtggaatgagagagagatcgGCGCGCCCAAGAATACAGCTGGCTTCGATGCTGAGGAGGCCTGGAGGATGGTTGCCCACAAGAAGGTGGCCAAGTTCAAGACAAGCACATCGAAGGGGATACACATCACTGACCCTGTACTCCGATTGGCACAAGTATATATCGGGTACAATCTCTTGGGTCAAGTGGGTGCAACCCTCACTACTCCAGAGTTGTATTTCATGTGGTGCATGCTGAACAATGTGAAGGTCCACCTCGGGTACTGGACTGCCTATGCGTGCCAGAGAGTCAGAACTCACTCCGACCGCCATCTCTACACGTGCAACTTGCTGGGAGCATACCTCCAGAGAAATGTGTCAATGAAGATAGCCAACTCAGTCACCAACCTGCCAATGTGTAGCGACCCAGGATACTTCGATCTCCcgttcttcttcaacaagggATTGACGATAATGAAGGACGGCGTGTTGAGATTTTACGAAGTAGGGAAAGCTGACGGAGTGAAGATAAAGACAGAGAAGGTggatgaagaaggtgatgaGAAAACGACAAGTGAAGGGTGGCAAACAAGGATGGAAGAAACAATGTTGAAACTGGGAGCAAATACGGTGCAGCAACAGGAGATCTTGCTGAAGCTGCACCAAGAGGCGGTGGCTCAGAGGGAGATGATGGCCGCGCAAGCTGACAAGATGGCCCAGGCCGTGGAGACAATGATGAAGATGGTCACTGTGGTTGACCAAAAGATCCTCCGGGCCCAGCAGCAGCGCATGCCTCCCAAGTTGCCCACAGAATCTAGGCAGCTGACCCCAGGAGTCACCCCAGAGAAGCCAGCCCCCAGCACCCAAGGAATGCCAccagagaagaagagaaaggaCAGCGAGACCACCACCAGCGTACCAGTGAAGAAGGATACCCCCAGGCCAGGGGAACAGAAGGCCAAGAAGGATGATGAACCCAAGCCCAGCCAGAAGAAAGCAAAGACGATGCCCAAGAAGTCTGGTCCCACGGGGGACCAGAGCCAGAATTGACCCCCCCCCCAaccaagtaattttaaattttagttttttttatgtctttttatgttttagttcgttttttttacaaagcatgccgttttttttatgtgtctGTGAATACTTGTGTTAtctttatgtatatatgtgttagctatcttctcccacttagcccgatgctcggtctaagtgtgagaagtttgttttttttatatagcatGCTTTGGTGTCTGTTAATTTGTGtaccttctcccacttagcccgatgctcggtctaagtgtgagaagtttgtttttttttatataatatgtgttttgTGAGTCTGTTAGGTGTCGCACTAACTTAGCCCTGTTTTCCACTTCACAAAAAAATGCTTGGGGACAAGCAtggtgaagtgggaggggggagGGAGTTAGTGCAAGTTAGTGTCAATTATATGTGTCTGTTtactaggtctaggagttagtAGTAGTCAGTTAGTAggaaattatgtgtttatgcATAACTGGTGAATAGAAAGCAAAGCCCCTTAGTGAGAGTgattgaagagagaatgcatgtcaactttgatgcccttttccttaataaatcaaaatcggttTGGATGAAGTAAGGACGAAAGAATATGCCTCGACTAATCTAGCTGTGAAGCCCTTCAtaaaagtgagttataagccttaaacacTTCATACTAACACAAAATGAGAGGGCTGCCACTTGATGCTTAGGGAAAGAACttagaaggagaaaatttTTGGTGATAGAAGTAACCTCTCGGGCCTAGGGGAAGGGtactggaggtataagctggacgaagtccagggtcTAAAAAGGGAGGAATAAACTGGAACAAGGtccagataaaaaaaaataaataaataaaaaagagagaatttgGAGTTATAAgttggacgaagtccagggaggtataagctggacgaagtccaggagggaaggagaaaattataataagaaCTAAGGCAGGAGAACTATCTGACCCGAGGCATCAGTGGTATGGCATATAAAGAGCgaacgatcctaacatccctggtgaggaatgagtgatcgagcgaatccaacaattagcgagagcaaattattttaaagagtcttactcGAGGGCAGGAACGTAAAATCACCAGaggggataccctagggatcagagcctcacatatataaagagctcaaccttgaaaaAGAAAGGGAGATCGAAAAATAGCCACTTCTACGCTCTCCTAGCTCTAGTTCTAGTTCTctacttcaaatttttatcttcgactgctgcgcacttggacatggaggattctggccaccgtggttctcatcgtcatcgttgttattttgctgtgtaacaccgccttgtggaggcgaagaaacaattttatttgctttcgtttagtaccttgttggttttaagtttcgcaactctagtttcttgctttgatctactggattcaaacctatttctagttattatggaagtttatgtttgcttttggttgAATGTCTCTGAGTTTATGTTCATCTCTTGCTTTTAGCTTTCGttcttgtttgttgttggatgtttggagctgaggtctgtgtttgttgttggaggttgggAGTTTGCATATgaagatgtttggatttgttgaatcttggTGTTTCGGAGTTGGAGTTTCTCATATTTGGTGCTTGATGTTTACgttatgcatgattatggctatttactttctgtttctgcatcctttaggtccagtagcgtagatctgttagtttaggctttaatttctcgttttaagtttAGATTTAAAGTTTgttctgttttcatggtgtttaaaactctgttttctctgctattctcgtttgattcccgaagaagatgaagttgttggtagttagaaccagatctgctttatgtcagtacttttctgcatgtactttactttttctgcatatctgctagacctgtcagtacgatctactttgtctcttttacttttctgcatgcttttccagaccctggtagtttgaggaaacttgtcttgcttttcgctttatgcttgtctgtccaaattaggaaagtctgtctagttaagtttactccagttgtcttagaactttaaaatatctcattttctctgagtcatgtatgttccgtacgcTTTCGTTTCTTAGGTCcaataggtagagtaaagttcttcTGATCCTTTAGACcgagtaggtagagtaaagttctcCTGATCTATTAGATCcaataggtagagtaaagttttgcttatctctcagacccagtagttttaagttctcgacccacaaaaaattgcgtggcagcagccaaccccttttCTTTCCAAAACAACCTCAAATGCAGTTCCGTAACACCTGcttcctcgtgggatcgatcctttacttccctgtgctaagttatagtatagtgggttgaggtttttgaagggacagagtgcacccaacgacccctttctggcaagtttcatgatcttctagcccctgaagtctagtcgaatcctctggacctgttagatcgtGTGACACATATCACAGATAcgcccggattttgcactgttttaaggccattatttggtccgtttttgttatcaaaatcactctacatgtccattatttgcatattctatacattttggtattttgacgtgttttgtgagaaatgtgcatatttgagccgaaaaggggagtaaaaacgcatagtctggaaatctggagtcagacggcgaccagCGACCGCCGCAaagttgtacggcgaccgccggcgcccggcggtcagagctatgtggcggcccgcctcggaaatttacgctaggagaagagtctcgcccggcgaccgccggaggacatgtggcggtccgccaccgaagggtcagaatctctggactccaacgcggcgaccgccggccaaggtgcggcggcccgccggagaaaggcggcgaatccgaccagccctagatttgctccaagatttaccaaattttgaagatcttttccttctatgatgaggaataatcttcccctataaataggacctcaagcttcatcaaaatagagtttttttcacacaacaagaacacattcatagagatcaaaagctagagtacttcaattgtgcaaggagttgaagaaggatttcaagaacatcaagaacgacaaggattcaacctacgggttttatttgctttagttttatgttcaaattgctttcccttcaatctatgtttttagtttattcagtcatgtgtaactaaactcataggattctagggatgtgttagtagcaactttggttatacaattccgttttctatttaatatccgttttgtttttactttgttttttccctaagttaatcatgatgcttcataattgagtgacacaattatgtatgattcaatacaacttgcttcataactgtgacagagttctagcgagttagatccacttagtagacactacagttagcttcctttaaaacggcactgttaattgagagtgaggacttttcaagggtcttaggagctttttggagttacgtgttaggattgacaaccctaatgttagtaatcaacgtttgtatcgcatgagcataagctaggtgactcgtcctttcaaagtattaactgtgctagggtattgtagtttggaatttgtataaccataaaagcgaaagcacatccctggaattccccttatctctatacttttctctccgtgatttgcttgcatttagttgtttactgtttttaatatttactgttttcaaaaagttacaaaaaattcttgtttctccagatagtaattgagttctagtagaagatagacactttgtgtacatcttccccgtgttcgatacccggtactaaccttttgctatactatacctagTTTGAATACTTGTCAGGTATTAATATGATgtaggtgaattttatttcatctagataacatcggattaattaaagaagtgaaaaattcATTTGGCATTAACATGCTActtaaatcctaaattattaaagtgttaaatgaaaattcatagagcattaattttgctattaaaatccttaattatttattaagttgaattttgtctttaattttgatgaaggtgaattttatttcatctagaaaacatcattttgaattaaagatgTAATAAGATTCTTCTTGTCATGTGATTTTATGAAAGCTATGAGAAATTTAgttctcaaatttaattggtgtgttttaaatggatttagtcttaattggATAAATGCGGATTTATATATCCAAGTGGGCATTTTAAATTGAGACTTAGCTAATCTTTTATGATATACACCTAgacattaattttaggataaGGATGGATTAATTCTATCTAAGTAAAtcctaatagtattaaaaggtaattctaataatcaagatacgttattttaactaataatgtaTGATTGTTTAAGATTGGACTTAATGTCTAGATAATCTTGTTTATGTGAAgatagaattttaattctatctatttattttagatgcttaattaaatgatcaaGTTTCGTCATTATGTTTATGTGAACCTTTTGTAAATgtgtttacatgttttattgatgaaagatggatatttaatttgagttatgattttatttgttaaaatctaGTTTAACTCGTGCATCGCCTATGTACTTATTGCCTTGCATGCATAGCTAgtacatgtttaattattctttgaaTGTGGATACCTGCCTTATCTGCTTAAgtgataattaaactattaaaaccaccaacaagaaaatatgaagcgATAATTACAACACGTTTGTATATGGCCTCCATAAAATTGGTCTTAGTGCGAAGTAGTGACCGGCCTGTCTTTACGGGAGGAACATTACCAGTTCGTAAGTTTTGACTTCTCTAGATAAAggttattaaaatcataaaattagtttttcagtAATATCGCGACTGGTCTTTACCGGAGCAATATTGCTGCGAAATTATAAggattgtattttaataatgcttAGAGGGAGCTATAGGAGGAGGTGCTTGTCCGGTTCGACCTTTCTTTAGAGGAGTTCACGCACAAGTAAAGAATCCTTAGTGCttaattttatggttatacgcTTTAGCATTGTTAGTCAGCCATGCCATTCttatggtctctggactatctgTCGACATTGTGGccagtaaaaataatgaatttcttGCATGAATATGACACGGCTTCCTAGTAGAAGAACGTTTGTGCTTGATTTTTGTGgatgtaaaattgatgaattgttttgtggttatttgcaattccttgaaattttacatgtttatattGTTGGTATTTATTCTCAGCTTGAACGAAAGATGATTGacacttgggatatttattaTGCCATACTTAGTTCGAGGAAGCATGACTCTGAATTGTTTAAGGAATGGAAAAGTAAACTTGATGTTGATCGTTTGATCAATGACTTGAAATTGATTCTCAGCAAGGATCGTCCGCCCACATACCATCTACAAGGAGAGGACAAGGAGTTTCGTGATCAGTGGCATACCGCGGAATGTCATCTCAAGGGCTTCGTTTTGGCCAGTGTTGGCAATGCCCTTGAGAGGTTTGACAAACCCAAAAGGCCGTTGGTCAACAAGCCCACGTGGTTTGAAGAAAAGTCCTCTAAGATAAGAGCTGGTATCGCTGTGAAGCATTTAAGGCATGATGTGTTTGAAGAGGGCCAAGACGTGGGGGTATATGCCCTAGTCATGCTTGGCTACTTCAATAAACTTCACTTGTCGGGGGGGAAAGTTGACCCAGAAACCCAACAGATAATGATCCTTGATGGGCTTCCAGATAGCTTTAATGAAGtcagaaatgaaattttgtttagcGACAAAAAGTTTTCGTTTTTGGAGCTTTATAATAAGCTTGTGATTGCTCAAACAAAGATGAAAAGAAGGGGTGGACTTTCGAGATGACCATGTTCAAGTCAGAAGagtttatttttgcttttatgtttacattgttgaattttgagagtttttgatattgtttggttttgatatcatatggattattgatatggaattttattcctagtttatcaattatgtttttggattatcgatgtcattttataatgcttgcattattagataaatgaaattttgattatccaattatttatgacATCAAATGTAACatggttaatatcaaaatgtttacttgtgattaaatttgttgattcaattattatgaagttttcttctagaaatattgattattaagtTTCTTTAATCCTTAAGTCTTTTGaaccattattttgttgatgagtcaatagaacattaatgttcgacatggattcaatacaaaataaaatgatcttatgATCGCGTTTGTTCAAATAAAGGTgtgagaaaaataatcacaataattgattacaagacaagtaaattaaattcaactagaaacaagataagtatttattataaatactagaaattcttgtatagtaaatatagtgtgcacattaaatttattttaatgttccAAGCCAAGAGTTGActatttgattagttattattttatttattttgttgtgaaagtgataattaaaatagtgggaGCTTTTcttaatgaataattaaattctaagtgTTTAATAAGAGCGTCATGGCTTGTTTTATTAAACTAGGATGAATTTAACTCCAGACActgtttaaattgttttaatagccttaaagaatattgagactagtatttttctacttttaaaagtgggagctaaattttgtctcatagaatattcataaatggaaTTAAGGTAATGTTTGATAGAGTTAAAAGGGTTCACACCCTAGAATGAAAGAAGTGATGAATTGCACACTTTCTAAGACtctaataacattaaaagacATTTCCAAGTTAgctattaaaaattagaattacttTTGGGTTTCCAAAGAAAGTATTTCTAAAGATCACAACAAatggttaaataaatgaactcttggaatttatgactataaaacaaagaatgcAATCAttcggttttattttgtcataaggACTAATTTCCAATTAGTCATTGTGATGAGGTAATTATGTTCATACATAAATTTACATCACAAGTTATATAGCAAGGATAATACCAAGTTAGGTtggtattatataattaaagttttgggaatcATATTCGACatgattaaaactttatatGTTGCTATAGGTATTCTACTTTAATTAGTAGAAATTCAGAAGGATCAAAATAATGGATTTTGATAGAGGAATATGTATAAGTGCACTTGAGAAAGgcacataaaattattccaCTGGATCAAAGGGCctagaaatattttgatcaaataatcGTGCTCCTTAGCAAGAATTAAGGTTATAAATTACAAGTATATTTTCGTTTTATGTACTCTAGAAAACTATGTTGGTAGATTCTTTTAAAGAATTATAGTTTTGAGTACATAGTGGCCAAAGCCtgctttgagtataagtgggagaaaatgtgtgtgaatgtgtagCACAAGGCCAATAAAGCGGttggtatactcgaaagcattctttgagtataagtgggagattgttggagtttgtatactaaaagatgcttcgagcgtacatgcctttgtacagtcagcttgtgcatgtatacgagaaacgccatgtccacttgtttacctaattatgagaataaataatataatataatggtttattattgaaatatgataaacaagtctaaggctttttactaagaagg
The genomic region above belongs to Salvia hispanica cultivar TCC Black 2014 chromosome 3, UniMelb_Shisp_WGS_1.0, whole genome shotgun sequence and contains:
- the LOC125209968 gene encoding uncharacterized protein LOC125209968 encodes the protein MIDTWDIYYAILSSRKHDSELFKEWKSKLDVDRLINDLKLILSKDRPPTYHLQGEDKEFRDQWHTAECHLKGFVLASVGNALERFDKPKRPLVNKPTWFEEKSSKIRAGIAVKHLRHDVFEEGQDVGVYALVMLGYFNKLHLSGGKVDPETQQIMILDGLPDSFNEVRNEILFSDKKFSFLELYNKLVIAQTKMKRRGGLSR